In the Sus scrofa isolate TJ Tabasco breed Duroc chromosome 7, Sscrofa11.1, whole genome shotgun sequence genome, one interval contains:
- the LOC110261757 gene encoding disintegrin and metalloproteinase domain-containing protein 21-like → ILKNTRGNKLLIKIEEFSQWKQIGLSQLQYDAAHVFIKSSLISVLGIAYVAGICRPPLNCGVNNFRGDPWSVFALTVAHELGHTLGMKHDEESCLCGQSACIMNAIRVPAERFTDCSYADFTKTAFNQGSCLHNPPIPGTVFMLEHCGNGVVEGEEKCDCGSVKQCKQDPCCLLNCTLRPGAACAFGLCCKDCKFMPSGELCRRQVNECDLPEWCNGTSHQCPEDVYVQDGIPCSERAYCYQKSCNDHDEQCREIFGEGAKSASQRCYKEINSQGNRFGHCGINGTTYLKCPISDSFCGRVQCENVGDIPHLRDHSTLQYTRINDVTCWSIDYHLGMNTPDAGEVKDGTVCGPGKLCIHKRCVSLSLLSQVCLPDTCHMNGICNNKHHCHCSYGWSPPYCLHRGNGGSVDSGPASARRVFLPLVVTLSLSLLLLPLAAIFMHLRKRFGPKKTTAHSSD, encoded by the coding sequence attttaaaaaacacaagagGAAACAAATTACTAATAAAGATAGAAGAATtctctcagtggaaacaaatcggtcTTTCCCAGCTACAGTATGATGCTGCACATGTTTTCATTAAAAGTTCACTTATAAGTGTACTTGGTATAGCCTATGTTGCAGGAATATGTCGTCCTCCTCTCAATTGCGGAGTTAATAATTTCAGAGGAGATCCCTGGTCTGTTTTTGCCCTCACTGTAGCTCATGAGTTGGGTCATACTTTGGGAATGAAGCATGATGAAGAATCCTGTTTGTGTGGGCAAAGTGCTTGCATCATGAATGCTATCAGAGTGCCAGCAGAGAGATTCACCGATTGTAGTTATGCAGATTTTACAAAGACCGCTTTCAACCAGGGATCGTGTCTGCACAATCCTCCAATTCCAGGGACAGTCTTTATGCTGGAGCACTGTGGGAATGGTGTGGTTGAAGGAGAAGAGAAGTGTGACTGTGGATCTGTAAAGCAGTGTAAACAAGATCCCTGTTGTCTGCTGAACTGCACGCTGAGGCCTGGGGCTGCTTGTGCTTTTGGGCTTTGTTGCAAAGACTGCAAGTTCATGCCATCAGGGGAACTCTGCAGACGTCAGGTCAATGAATGTGACCTTCCGGAGTGGTGCAATGGCACATCCCATCAGTGCCCAGAAGATGTATATGTGCAGGATGGGATTCCCTGTAGTGAGCGTGCCTACTGCTATCAAAAGAGCTGTAATGACCATGATGAACAGTGCAGGGAGATATTTGGTGAAGGTGCAAAGAGTGCATCCCAGCGTTGCTACAAAGAAATCAACTCCCAGGGAAATCGTTTTGGCCACTGTGGCATCAATGGCACGACATACCTAAAATGTCCTATTTCAGACAGCTTTTGTGGGAGAGTTCAGTGTGAGAATGTGGGAGATATTCCCCACCTGAGGGATCACTCAACTTTGCAGTACACCCGCATCAATGATGTCACCTGCTGGAGTATCGACTATCACTTAGGGATGAATACACCTGATGCCGGTGAAGTGAAAGATGGCACAGTGTGTGGTCCAGGAAAGCTCTGCATACACAAGAGGTGCGTCAGTCTGTCTCTCCTGTCACAAGTCTGCCTGCCTGACACCTGCCACATGAATGGGATCTGCAATAATAAGCATCACTGCCACTGCAGCTATGGGTGGTCCCCACCCTACTGCCTACACAGAGGCAATGGAGGTAGTGTTGACAGTGGCCCGGCATCCGCCAGAAGAGTTTTCTTGCCACTAGTTGTGACTCTTAGTTTGTCTCTTTTGCTTTTACCTTTGGCTGCTATATTTATGCACCTTCGAAAACGTTTCGGGCCCAAGAAGACTACGGCTCATTCTTCAGATTAA